A region of Bombyx mori chromosome 13, ASM3026992v2 DNA encodes the following proteins:
- the LOC134200037 gene encoding uncharacterized protein LOC134200037 translates to MVILLDETKLKPRLPNYFVWHPFRGTAALVRRDVVHEELELLTFASTRTVGVRVHVPGAELRIYVAYRPPGPDFVEDDIRRALNHDRHPALVVGDFNAKHVAWGSRIITAPGRRLYEIDLVMSNATKNATATGTNSLCFCVL, encoded by the exons ATGGTTATCCTCCTGGACGAGACCAAGCTCAAACCTCGACTGCCCAACTACTTCGTGTGGcacccgttcaggggcactgcggcgctcgtcaggagggACGTGGTGCACGAGGAGCTTGAGCTACTGACCTTCGCCTCTACCAGAACGGTCGGAGTGAGGGTCCACGTACCGGGGGCTGAACTGCGAATTTATGTCGCGTATCGACCCccgggtcctgattttgtcgaggacgatattagacgggccttgaacCATGATCGCCATCCGGCCTTGGTGGTCGGGGACTTCAATGCAAAACATGTCGCTTGGGGCTCCCGAATCATCACGGCGCCcggaaggcgattgtacgag ATCGATCTAGTCATGAGTAATGCAACTAAAAATGCAACAGCAACAGGAACTAATTCGCTGTGTTTTTGTGTACTCTAA